One part of the Papilio machaon chromosome 5, ilPapMach1.1, whole genome shotgun sequence genome encodes these proteins:
- the LOC106721447 gene encoding uncharacterized protein LOC106721447, translating to MLILYVLCNILWIPYVFGNSITSEAPRDKSIKSVLQESHYEDYNKTNLNLVSEGGSLLPNAVVDIVHLPKDKHNILLSLDNEIGKNKEKSVVARKGVVYSSIEDTQVPANGTKMDKNNVTGHKELDILKDIIKPKKITAPLVTSQKIENNSVPKDGSNEKNKTETPKKPLVLSNEALDQITLTDFETSYPKDGHTTKVPRNPNSHPGMIMPIVITILVVPMFAVVGYLAIKRGREAWKNRHYKRMDFLLDGMYND from the coding sequence atgttaatattatatgttttgtgtaatattttgtgGATTCCGTATGTATTCGGAAATAGCATAACTTCGGAGGCCCCTAGAGACAAATCAATTAAAAGTGTCTTGCAAGAATCTCATTACGaagattacaacaaaacaaatttaaatttagtaagtGAAGGTGGATCTTTATTACCAAATGCAGTTGTTGATATCGTACATTTGCCGAAAGATAAACACAACATTCTTTTGAGTTTGGATAATGAAATaggtaaaaataaagaaaaatctgTGGTAGCGCGAAAGGGAGTAGTGTACAGTTCTATAGAAGATACACAGGTACCTGCGAATGGTACGAAAatggataaaaataatgtcactGGCCATAAAGAgcttgatattttaaaagatattattaaaCCTAAGAAAATCACTGCACCCCTGGTGACAAGTcagaaaattgaaaacaacagTGTTCCCAAAGATGGCTCTAACGAGAAAAATAAGACTGAAACTCCTAAAAAACCACTGGTATTATCTAATGAAGCATtggatcaaataactttaacagATTTCGAAACATCTTATCCAAAAGATGGGCATACAACTAAAGTACCAAGGAATCCAAACAGCCATCCTGGTATGATCATGCCAattgttattacaatattagtagtaCCAATGTTTGCTGTTGTTGGGTATCTTGCAATAAAGAGAGGTCGGGAAGCTTGGAAGAACAGACATTACAAAAGAATGGATTTCCTTCTTGATGGAATGTACAATGATTAG
- the LOC106721760 gene encoding adenylate cyclase type 9: MSAQSGCVSCNGGSELYDNKHEVDCSEGEDAQIRLAPHVQAYLAHNNPTTNCCGFAIPIAFERAAPGTWWNPRFDSEILEGQYRSSSFRQIRLRFRFALLYILIFSISWFVYFVVLGLHGITVKWPFLCSIFAAVVLITCVMLFITFTDIYKIFTFRISLIMALALCILSLSLVTLTTQLETSFPQVADISQSGHFTICIEILLIIYTLTPLPLFVCVIIGILYSIVFEILNIILHLSEQEWQYPGMFVRVLLQLCVHIIGVHIYLMTFVRMRGTFMKVGQSLLVRRQLEMEKQLKEKMIHSVMPPKLASWLMEEQVLEGETNFKAQHPLNQRTSHPGAGDIKSLFRPFNMSCMDNVSILFADIVGFTRMSSNKGAEELVNILNDLFEKFDELCHIHGCEKISTLGDCYYCVSGCPEPRLDHATCCVEMGLGMIEAIQEFDRERGEGINMRVGVHTGTVLCGIVGTRRFKFDVWSNDVSFANKMESTGKPGRVHISEETSKFLGGSYVLEEGEEVFGHKTYFIEGRQLNSPYDHDHCITPSNPINPRLIISPAVSPQSNFTFNHSPLPFTVQTHASDDKVTCNIDTNSSNFLSPNPFNFRTKASSLPSILDSDAELDEKREKEFVESNDTSSKSPTSVGSYGKYTNKLKNWKVPRFLRKHSDTPLHEMKKQNFSDKTIHYLERGDENTTQSNNGYHQVPIVIESQDSKQRPAQSSSKINVPQGQDVASFEKEIIDIRSYLSQSRSNMSPFARSSSYRSHYGRPNLETPVSRARSSTLATQGDLIRPKDRRLNLPLPSQSPRVQDDSVSLCPSVNSRKDSGIRSTSRRSSIQQQIFALNQTALATSQNDIMQHRVSGYYTSSQSSLNDVPSRTRLPPPLNEQQVQSLQKLRKQSDLQLIRCVQDNARSGISYFVQPPLNTFTLFFKSPEMERHYRDKAHRSDDSEDFPPTLTTSRFNTALDILVSAIIFVAVTISIFVLYSEWRHSYGWVIFFFVIEALAISLCVYRHYLKWKTKNEPLVTNTIRRSVKIFRKLSDWFPWHLSGSLLISLPILAVLINFSCMNTTMTILKGEQSFYVYLLCIGIVEFCNFTQMNWLVKNTLVTLYAGLFLFFAVLGCREVNTQLIDGDFQFSSNPQAVARNLTFMSMMNGTYDDWMDRNGTELFEGVRHKMHLTELYLDVALLLMLVWFLNREFEISYRLSFYSNVVANLDKQKVQNMRNQADWLLHNIIPRHVADQLKNTAKYSENHKDVGIIFASIVNFNEMYDESYLKGKEYLRVLNELIADFDELLERPQFQHVEKIKTIGSTFMAASGLNPDLRHASRGTYDHLYQLMDFALEMQKVVDNFNQDLLEFDFILRIGYNFGDVTAGVIGTTKLYYDIWGDAVNIASRMDSTGVVKRIQVGEACIPVLSAKYDFEPRGRVYVKGKDDMNVYLVAGKKDT, from the exons ATGAGTGCTCAAAGTGGGTGTGTCAGTTGCAATGGGGGCTCAGAGTTGTATGACAATAAGCATGAAGTGGACTGCTCTGAAGGGGAGGATGCCCAGATCAGGCTGGCTCCCCATGTCCAGGCATATCTGGCACACAACAACCCCACCACCAACTGCTGTGGCTTTGCTATACCCATTGCCTTTGAAAGAGCAGCCCCAGGAACCTGGTGGAACCCTAGATTTGACTCAGAAATACTTGAAGGCCAATACAGAAGTAGTTCCTTTAGGCAAATTAGGTTAAGATTCAG atttgcacttttatacattttaatattttctatatcatGGTTTGTCTACTTTGTAGTTCTTGGGCTACATGGCATAACAGTCAAGTGGCCATTTCTGTGTTCAATTTTTGCTGCAGTTGTCTTGATAACTTgtgtaatgttatttatcacatttactgatatttataagatttttacatTTCGAATCTCCCTAATAATGGCATTGGCTCTTTGCATCCTCAGTTTGTCTCTTGTAACTTTGACCACACAACTGGAAACATCTTTCCCTCAAGTGGCAGATATAAGTCAATCGGGTCATTTTACTATTTGTATTGAGATACTTTTGATCATATACACATTGACACCTCTGCCATTGTTTGTATGTGTTATTATAGGGATATTATACTCCATAGTTTTTGAAATCCTTAATATTATTCTGCATTTATCTGAACAAGAATGGCAATATCCTGGAATGTTTGTGAGAGTTTTGCTCCAACTCTGTGTGCACATAATTGGGgttcatatttatttgatgaCTTTTGTAAGAATGCGCGGCACATTTATGAAAGTAGGGCAAagtttattagtaagaagacAGCTGGAGATGGAAAAACAATTGAAGGAAAAAATGATACATTCAGTCATGCCACCGAAACTGGCAAGTTGGTTAATGGAGGAGCAAGTTTTAGAAGGTGAAACTAACTTTAAGGCCCAACATCCACTTAATCAAAGAACATCTCACCCTGGAGCTGGTGATATCAAGTCATTATTCAGGCCTTTCAATATGAGCTGCATGGATAATGTCAGCATATTGTTTGCTGATATTGTGGGTTTTACGAGGATGTCCAGTAACAAAGGTGCTGAGGAATTAGTGAATATATTGAATGATTTATTTGAGAAATTTGATGAGCTGTGTCATATACATGGATGTGAGAAGATTTCCACTTTGGGCGATTGTTACTACTGTGTCTCTGGATGTCCTGAGCCCAGACTGGATCATGCAACATGTTGTGTTGAAATGGGCCTTG gTATGATAGAAGCTATTCAAGAGTTCGATAGAGAGCGCGGCGAGGGTATCAATATGAGAGTAGGAGTTCATACTGGAACGGTTTTATGTGGAATTGTTGGCACACGAAGGTTCAAATTTGATGTATGGAGCAATGATGTGtcatttgcaaataaaatggaaTCGACTGGTAAACCGGGCCGCGTACATATTTCAGAAGAAACAAGTAAATTTTTGGGTGGTTCCTACGTATTAGAAGAAGGCGAAGAGGTATTTG GTCATAAAACCTACTTCATTGAGGGACGTCAGCTTAATTCGCCTTACGACCACGATCACTGTATCACACCTTCGAATCCCATTAATCCTCGCCTCATCATATCTCCCGCAGTTTCTCCGCAGTCCAATTTCACTTTCAACCATTCTCCTCTCCCGTTCACCGTGCAAACGCACGCATCAGACGACAAGGTCACCTGTAATATTGATACAAATAGCTCAAATTTCCTCTCCCCCAATCCATTCAACTTTCGCACGAAGGCCAGTTCGCTGCCGAGTATACTTGACTCCGACGCTGAATTGGACGAGAAGAGGGAAAAGGAGTTTGTCGAAAGTAACGATACGTCATCAAAAAGTCCGACGTCTGTTG GCAGTTACGGCAAGTATacgaataaattgaaaaattggaAGGTGCCCAGGTTTCTGAGGAAACATTCGGACACACCTCTCCATGAGATGAAGAAGCAGAACTTTAGCGACAAAACGATACATTACCTGGAAAGGGGCGATGAGAACACTACTCAGTCGAACAACGGTTACCATCAAGTGCCTATAGTAATAGAGTCTCAGGATAGTAAGCAGAGGCCTGCGCAGAGCAGCAGCAAGATCAACGTGCCGCAGGGACAAGACGTGGCCTCCTTCGAGAAAGAGATTATCGACATCAGATCTTATTTGAGTCAATCGAGAAGCAACATGTCGCCGTTTGCTAGAAGCAGTAGCTATAGATCACACTATGGGAGGCCGAATTTAGag ACACCAGTGAGTAGAGCACGGAGCTCTACCCTGGCGACTCAGGGTGATTTAATACGGCCAAAAGACCGCCGATTGAACCTTCCCTTGCCGTCTCAGTCGCCCAGGGTACAAGATGACTCGGTCAGCCTGTGCCCATCTGTCAATAGTCGCAAGGACTCCGGTATAAGAAGTACCAGCCGAAGGTCCAGTATACAACAACag ataTTCGCACTGAATCAGACCGCATTAGCGACCTCTCAGAATGATATAATGCAGCACAGAGTCTCCGGTTATTATACTTCGAGTCAATCATCGTTGAATGATGTACCATCCCGTACCCGTTTACCTCCGCCGCTCAACGAACAACAAGTGCAGTCCCTACAGAAGTTGCGTAAGCAATCGGATCTGCAACTGATACGATGTGTCCAAGACAACGCCAGGTCGGGAATAAGCTACTTCGTTCAACCACCTCTAAACACTTTCACGTTATTTTTCAAGTCACCAGAAATGGAGAGACATTATCGTGATAAAGCCCACAGAAGCGATGATAGCGAAGATTTCCCACCCACTTTAACTACGTCCAGATTCAATACGGCGCTAGATATACTCGTATCGGCGATCATTTTTGTTGCTGTTACCATATCAATATTCGTATTGTACTCCGAATGGCGTCATTCTTACGGTTGggtgatatttttctttgtcatAGAAGCTTTGGCGATATCACTTTGTGTGTATCGACATTACTTGAAGTGGAAAACTAAAAATGAACCTCTAGTCACCAATACGATCAGAAGAtctgttaaaatattcagGAAGCTCTCGGATTGGTTCCCCTGGCATCTGTCCGGTAGTCTGCTGATCAGTTTGCCGATATTGGCCGTTCTAATCAACTTTTCATGCATGAACACAACGATGACTATACTCAAGGGTGAGCAATCGTTTTACGTTTATCTCTTGTGCATTGGAATAGTCGAGTTCTGTAATTTTACTCAAATGAATTGGCTTGTTAAGAACACATTGGTCACCTTATACGCTGGCCTATTCCTGTTCTTCGCAGTGCTCGGTTGTCGTGAAGTTAATACTCAGTTGATAGATGGCGATTTTCAGTTCAGCTCCAATCCACAAGCTGTCGCGCGTAACTTAACCTTTATGAGTATGATGAATGGTACCTACGACGATTGGATGGATAGAAACGGTActgaattatttgaaggagTGCGACATAAAATGCATTTAACAGAACTTTACTTGGATGTCGCTCTATTGCTGATGCTCGTTTGGTTCCTTAATAGAGAATTTGAAATCAGTTACCGATTGAGTTTTTATAGTAATGTCGTGGCAAATCTTGATAAGCAGAAAGTCCAGAACATGAGAAACCAAGCGGATTGGCTCCTCCATAATATCATACCGCGCCACGTGGCCGATCAATTAAAGAACACCGCGAAGTATTCGGAAAATCATAAAGACGTCGGCATTATATTCGCGAGTATAGTCAACTTTAACGAAATGTATGACGAATCGTACTTGAAGGGAAAAGAATATTTGAGAGTTCTCAACGAACTGATCGCTGATTTCGATGAACTGCTGGAGAGGCCGCAGTTTCAACACGTCGAGAAGATAAAGACCATAGGTAGCACTTTCATGGCTGCGAGTGGACTTAATCCCGACTTGAGACACGCTTCTCGAGGAACGTACGATCATTTGTACCAATTAATGGATTTCGCGCTTGAAATGCAGAAAGTTGTCGATAATTTCAATCAGGATTTACTCGAGTTCGATTTCATCTTACGCATCGGGTACAATTTTGGTGACGTCACCGCGGGCGTCATAGGGACCACTAAACTCTACTACGACATTTGGGGTGATGCAGTTAACATAGCGTCGAGAATGGATTCTACTGGCGTCGTCAAACGTATCCAGGTAGGCGAAGCTTGTATTCCAGTTCTCTCTGCCAAGTACGACTTCGAACCTCGTGGCAGGGTCTATGTAAAAGGTAAAGACGACATGAATGTATATCTCGTTGCCGGTAAAAAGGACACTTag